CCGCACTGTATCCGTCAGCTGTTGGCTGGAGCGCATGAGCCATGACCAGAGGagacacatttgctatttaacgcaacagttaaACAaaacagtagagttgaaaataagatggaaacacattgaactgtagattttttttttattcagtacatgaaaacttaagctaAAAAGTACAtagtgtgcactacgtcatcacgcactaattttttttatccacaacaagttAATTTGGTGGAAACCCCACTGGTGGGGAAAATGGGTATATTTTCTTCatgcggattttagaatattcgcattgAAAATCTTGTCGCCATAGTTTATGACGTCTATGATTGTACTCAAGCAGAGTGGAACATGTCTGTCTCTTATTTACAACTGGCTCCATCTATCTACCACGGAATTCACTTTTcaccgtcccccccccccccctcttctgtGTCATTTTCCTCTTCTTTAAGCCCAGATCTAAAATTGAAAAATAGAAATATAAAATTActgaaatgttaaaaaaaatgacaattatatAAATTATGGACCAAAGCAATAAATGATTCTGTTCTAAGGGAATAGAATGGAGAGGGCACGAGCATCAGTGAAAGacaagaagaagatgaagaagaaacTAGGATAAGACAGTAGCAGGTGTTACGGGTTCTAGGTTGGTTAGCATGTTAGCTTTAGCACACTGATTGAAGTCCCCTCGTTAGTCAGgatgtgtttcacctgtgctggcccagaGAGTGATCTCGTTAGTCAGGTTgagtttcacctgtgctggcccagcTGATAGTTAGGACCCGCTGGCCCAGTGCATCAGTTAGAGAGGATATGTTGGTAAAGCTACACCCTCACATTAGCGCTTCCACTTTAGTTAGCCAAAAATAGTTTTGTGTTTTCCTCTGTTTGTTTGACTCCATATTAATTTTACTCCCTATCCTAAATTGGAGTGGGTTGCTTTTCTTTAGTTTTACATCTGAGACAAATGTTGTGGGCACTCATGGTGTGTGTCTCTTATAAACCCCTAATTAGTTGCTTGCCAACTTTCAGTCGGTGTCTTTCAGAAACCCCTTTTGAaagctatttctgttttgttttagcTGTCAAAGTGACTTTCTGTGAATGACAACATTTTGTGTGTGGTCCTTTGGGAATGTAACCCAGATGATAACTCCTATGCCTCACCCTGAGAGAGTGGTCCTTTTGGGAATATAACCCAGGTGATAACTCCTATCCCTCACCCTGAGAGTGTGGTCCTTTTGGGAATATAACCCTGGTGATAACTCCTATCCCTCACTCTGAGAGTGTGGTCCTTTTGGGAATATAACCCTGGTGATAACTCCTATCCCTCACCCTGAGAGTGTGGTCCTTTTAGGAATATAACCCTGGTGATAACTCCTATCCCTCACCCTGAGAGTGTGGTCCTTTTGGGAATATAACTCCTATCCCTCACCCTGAGAGTGTGGTCCTTTTGGGAATTTAACCCAGGTGATAACCTCTATCCCTCACCCTGAGAGTGTGGTCCCATGACCCTGAGCAGAAGGCCGTTCCGTCAGGAGACAGACGCAGAGTGCTGACACGGTTCTCATGTCCAAACAGGATGGACACCCTCGTCCCCTTCAAGACATCCCACACGTTGATGGTGTAGTCGTTGTAGCCACCGAACAGTAGCCGGCCTGGAGAAGAGAAAACATGTCCTCTTTCAACAATATAAACGTAACACATCATTTTTGATGAGAAGGTTAATGTGAAAGTAAGCTATTCTTATTCAACAGTAAATAACATGAATTTAATTTAGTATAAATCATTATGAGTTTAATTAGTGAAATTGATCCGTCAAATCATATGTTTTATATGGCCAGTAGAATAAGGGATTTATTCGCTACGGATTGAATCGATCCCTAAGGGCATTGGGTCTTACCACTGAGAGAGAAGTCAACACTGGAGGCACCAAATATGATGCTCTCTTTGGAATAAATGGCCACTTCTCTGTCTGCCCTCAGGTCATAGAGACGACACTGAAACAAACAATGCTTGTTAATGTTTAGatttatttaagtatttttttgcaaatggggtaaatattatttatttttttctacaAAGAAATTACTTCATGAACTTTGACATCGAAAGGCAACATGTGATCAACATGCGATCAACATGCGATCAAGCAGTAAATTATATGAATGATAACTTACTGTAGCATCATCGGAGCCTGAAGCAAATGCATCTCCACTGGGGTAGTACCTGATGCCAAGGAAGGAGACAAACGCCAGGTAATATAAGAAAACCATGCAAACGGCAAGGGTAGAGTACTCCTACTTAACATTAATATATGTCACTGTCAGTGTTGACAAGTGCTATAAGTCGCTTTGAATAAAGTCATATCTTGTGACCTGACGCTGTTGATGTCTGATTCGTGGGTTTCGAAGGACTGGATGCACTGGCCTGAGCGCATGTCCCATACATTGGCCTTCTTGTCACAGCCCTGCATGAGATACACATAGAGGATTCTGGATTCACACATTTAATGCTGACCTTTTTTGACAGGTCGCCCTCGCAAAAGACGGTTTAACCTCAAGGGCATTTCAGGGTTAAATAAAAGTAGAAAATATCCACATTATGTAAAATGTAACACAGTTTCTCTGCAGTCTGGACCACACAGTCCCTAGAGGCAGGGGTTGGAATCTCAAGCTACTATTTCGTCACTATGGTGTCCTTTCATCTGTTTCCTCTTATCATTTAAAATCTATCTTttggaataaaataaaaatatgaaaGGAATGTTGTTTTTTGTATAAAAATGTTTTGAGGGAGAAAGAAGGCTTATAGGAGCAGTCATGCTGTTTTCTTTTTTCTCACAATGAGAAATTGTGAGACAAAGTGAAATACTACTAGTTGTCTCCTCACTCCAGAGACGAAGGTGTTGCCGGTCTCAGAAGGAGCTAGGTCGAGACATAGAACATCGGCGGCGTGTCCATGgaaactctgtaacagctgaccACTCTCCACATCCCATAATGCACAGGTTCCGTCTCCGCTCGAGGTCAGGATCTGGAAGACAAGGGGTTCATCACAAACTGCATCTTGGGATCGCAACATAATACTAACTGCCACTTAGTCATCCATCCGGTCAATGAAATTTAGACTTAAGGTTAGGATTCACCCCATAATGTACATCCAGGACTGCATTCACAAACCTATATTAGTCTAATTTCAGGACTAAAAATATTTATCACTGCAGAGTCTATATTGAATATGTCAGGGAAAACGGCTCCCAGTGAGCAAAGTACAACCACACTACTATCAATAGCAGGGTCAGATTGAAACCATTGTTCAGATTCAGAATTAAGAATTCTCTGACACGGCCCCATAAATAGAAGAGTCTTGGCCGAGGCTAAAGCATGTGACTAACTACATCCAATGGGGAACATTTGACTGTTGTGAATTATTAAACAAGCGTAGAAGTTCTTtccaggtacagtacagtatgacaGGCTGTGATTTCTCATAACTCATCTGCTATAGGAAAGTCAACTGATTTAGCAGTAATCAAGTAATTCAATGAGTTATAGAAAGGAACGAATACAGAAATCTTGATAAAGACTATaacaaaatataaaaatgtaCGACAAATAATCATTACATCAGACGAAGGAAGAAAATGAAGAGGTGTCTCGTCTAACCTGCATGTCTGAGTTGGTGAAGCTACAGGCAGATAAGTAGTTGGTGTGCATGGCGACAGACTTCTTCTTCGCTGCCAGGTTCTCATTCTTGTCCAAGGACAGAGGGTACACAGAGCACTTGTTGTCCAGACCACTGAAATCCAATCAATCGATCAATCAAATATTATTTATAGTTTTTAACGTCAACAGTTGTGTTTTACAGTAACCGGACATAGACCCCAAAGGGGAGGATAAGCACAGTGGCACAGTGGAGAAATGGAGCGTCTGGGTGGAGTACAGGGACTTACCCACAGGCCACTGCACACCCAGGAGTACAGGGACTTACCCACAGGCTACTGCACATCCAGAGGGGGCGTAGGCACAGGCCATCACCCAGGTGCACGGCATGGTCACTGCGTGCTCCTAGAGGACACCACATTATAAAGGTACAATCAGCAATATAGCATCATGGTCACTGCGTGCTCCTAGAAAACAATTGGCGTGTTTGAGAGCATCAGTATTCAGCAAGGCAACGAGGTGCCGAATCTCTGATCTTGATCACACAATAGTTATTTTGGATGCAAGGTGATTTGATCAGTGATTCTGCACAACTGCAATGTAATCCATCTCAAATACACGAGGGAGACTCAACACCATGACATCATCAAACTCAGTGGGGAAACTTCCTGCTTACAGAAataagcaacaacaacaacaacaataacaacagaaTTCAAATCTGCCAAGGAAATATTGTCTCTTCTTATTCCCAATGTTGGCACGCTTCTAAGGAAAGGCTAAAAAATAAAATTTGCTATGAAAACCAATGTCTGCGGCCCAGACGGCAACCTATAACAAATGTGCTTCCGGGACTGTGTTTTGTTGTGTAATTGTGAGATGCAAGGGCTCCCTCGCAAAAGAGACCTTGGTTTCAATGGGATTCAAAGgtcaaataaatacaaatacagtgcactacttttgactagggtcaATAGGGCACTAGtcaaaaaagtagtgcactatgtagggaatagggcaccatttagAACGCACCCTAAATATTAGCTCAAAGAACTACAGTCTTACTATTTCTCCAACCAGTTGTCAACTCTATAGCCTTTATGGAGGGAGAAGATAGGTTCCCTACCTTGTTAGTGGTGAAGGCATCCCATACAATCACTTTTCCATCCTGAAAATAAGTTAGAGGGGGATAAACATTACAAGTAGCACACAAGCGTAAGATTCTCTACATTTCCAACAAAATATGGCATTCATTTGATAATCACTGAAAGCAGTGCATATTAGTTaaaacaacaccccccccccccaaagtaaaATTTTACGCCATGATCCGTCAGTATATCAAAGGTGGTGACTGGCATGAATGCATCTGTTTAGGAGGACCTTACCAAACCTCAAATTCCCCGATGACAAGCTTTACAATCcatttcaggaccatggacagtgACCGACGACTATATGAACACATCTGTTTAGGACTTCAGAAAATGTTACAATAATCCAACACTCACCTGTGATGAGCTGACGATCCTCCTCTTGTCCTTACACCAGTCCATGCAGAGAACTTTGTTGCCATGTCCCTTCAGAGTACGCCGGGTCTTCATGATAAACTGTCCCAGTCCATCCACCTTCTCTGCCACCTGGTGGACTGTAGTAGGGACCAATATACAACATTAGTGTACTGTAGTAGGGAGTAGGATCCTACATTAGTGTACTGTAGTAGGGAGTAGGATCCTACATTAGTGTACTGTTGTAGGGACCAAGATCCTACATTAGTGTACTGTAGTAGGGAGTAGGGACCAAGATCCTAGGTTAGTGTACTGTTGTAGGGAGTAGGCACCAAGATCCTAGGTTAGTGTACTGTAGTAGGGACCAAGATCCTAGGTTAGTGTACTGTAGTAGGGAGTAGGGACCAAGATCCTAGGTTAGTGTACTGTAGTAGGGAGTAGGGACCAAGATCCTAGGTTAGTGTACTGTAGTAGGGAGTAGGGACCAAGATCCTAGGTTAGTGTACTGTTGTAGGGACCAATATACAACGTTAGTGTACTGTTGTAGGGAGTAGGGACCAAGATCCTAAATTAGTATACTGTTGTAGGGAGTATGGACCAAGATCCTAAGTTTGTGTACTGTAGTAGGGACCAAGATCCTACGTTAGTATACTGTTGTAGGCAGTAGGGACCAAGATCCTACGTTAGTTCTGGACCAATATCCGACATTAGGGCACTGTTGTAAGGGATCAATCTAACCAATCTAGAGTGGTAAATTATAGGGGACTATTATTAGCTAACGTACGTTAGTGTACTGGTTGTTATAGGGACGAAAATCCGACGTTTGCCTGTGGTTATCATAGCACGCGCGCGGTCTTAATGTGTTCTAGAAATAATCCACCTCATCGTGTTGGGGATGAACGTGCAGTAAACGGTTGGAGATGTTACATTAATCTCTCTGATCTCAACCAGATCGACCAGCCAAGCATAAATCACGGATGAATATGCATAATGCTACAAAACCACCATCTGGGCTAGGCTATAATAAAACGGTGCTTTTGAGTGTCAATGGCAAATACAAGGATACATTTCAACCACAGCCTAGGCTATATGTCTAATTGTAGATGGAAATAGACACATAGCCTTTCTATGCATCTTGTCATCTGAACAAATCCgacaagtaaaaaataataaaatatgggCGAGCAAGTGGCTACAAATAAACCATTTACAAATTAtgcaaaaataatacattttcttcaAATGACCGATTCAATGCACTGTGGCCTAATAATAGCAATATGACAAATTCACAATATATATCTATTATAATATTATGGTCGTGTTTACATGTGTCATGCAATCCTATTTGGAAGGCAGACTATGTTTTAATTCGCGGGGCCTTCCcttctcccttcccttcccctctcctctcattttcAGCACCACTCACGTTCGACATCGTGCAGTTTCGCTCTTTCGTCCTCAAGCTTCGTTTTCAACGTATCCGATTCTGCTTTTAGGTTAGTGAGAGTCTCATTCGGTTGTACCTCCTGTGTAGCCATTTCAGGGTTTATGGAAAATCTCATATATTCCCGTTGTCAGAGCAGCGTCGGGGCGGAAAAAAGGCTCTTTGCAAACTGAAGGCTCGCAGCTGATTCAGCTGTCATGACGTCAGATAAAAGATGATCGCTCAGTTTTCTAGTAGGGAAGCTGCCTCTAGTAGGGAAGCTGCCTCTAGTAGGGAAGCTGCCTCTAGTAGGGAAGCTGCCACTAGTAGGGAAGCTGCCTCTAGTAGGGAAGCTGCCTCTAGTAGGGAAGCTGCCACTAGTAGGGAAGCTGCCTCTAGTAGGGAAGCTGCCACTAGTAGGGAAGCTGCCACTGGTAGGGAAGCTGCCACTAGTAGGGAAGCTGCCTCTAGTAGGGAAGCTGCCTCTGGTAGGGAAGCTGCCTCTAGTAGGGAAGCTGCCACTAGTAGGGAAGCTGCCTCTAGTAGGGAAGCTGCCTCTAGTAGGGAAGCTGCCACTAGTAGGGAAGCTGCCTCTAGTAGGGAAGCTGCCTCTAGTAGGGAAACTGCCTCTAGTAGGGAAGCTGCCACTGGCAGTGGTGCTAGATCCTCCACTGCACGAATAgctacgatacatttattaaacagcCATGACCactaatgttgtaaatgaattCTAAAAACAAATTGAGGTTtgcactaaccctggtcctactGTATCAAAAAGAGAGGTTTGGACTAACCCTGGTCCTACTGTATCATTTGCAGGTCTAAAGTGCTCCTGTATATAAATTTGcagttgtgtaaaaaaaaaaatccttacaAACAGAAACATTATCAACTAATACAATATTTTATTCATATAATTAATTTTAGGCACATGTTTTTATATAATTTAAATATTAAATACTTATATGTGGCATAATaaccgcccccccccccttcaaaaCAAGAAACAAGCCATATTTTATTTACTGTGCATGGTACTCAATAACATTGAGTGGTCACATTCTCAATTTACACAGACAAtataaaaaaaacaacacagttCACATTTGTCATCTCACAGGAACTGAGAAGTAAGGTTTCTCGTTATACTACCAAACTTTAGAAAATCACTCTGCAACAGCATCTGCATTTGTGCTGTACACCGGACATCAGTCAGGAGTCGTCTTCATATTTCTATCAAACTGTATAACAAGTGTAAATCAAAACACTCATTCTTTTAAAAGGATCTTTGGTTATTTGGATCCATAATTACTGTGATGATTGTATAAGGATGGTTTTAGAGCAGCGTCCCtagagccaccgtgcttctacacctgcattgcttactgtttgggtttctgtatagcactttgtgacatcggctgatgtaaaaagggctttataaataaatttgattgattgattggttaggagtgccttgctcaaggacacaatGGCAGTCGGAGCCACCTGAGACTCTAGTAGAAAGTGGCAACTTCACTCCTGCCAGCTTTTCCCCAGTCATCACTGGGATTAAAAACCAGCCACCTTGAGGTTACTGGACCGCTTCTCTAACACCACAGAGATCACTAGATCCTGGTGAAGAAGCCCAGTCTGAGGTTGGATGGTATCTGCAGTAGTTCCAGGGCCTGAGAGGACGGGGTgaaggggtcagaggtcaggggttagatcCTGGTGAGGAAGCCCAGTTTGAGGCTGGATGGTATCTGTAGTAGCTCCAGGGTCTGAGAGGACGGGGTgaaggggttagaggttagatcCTGGTGAGGAAGCCCAGTTTGAGGCTGGATGGTATCTGTAGTAGCTCCAGGGTCTGAGAGGACGGGGTgaaggggtcagaggtcaggggttagatcCTGGTGAGGAAGCCCAGTTTGAGGCTGGATGGTATCTGCA
This genomic window from Salvelinus namaycush isolate Seneca chromosome 8, SaNama_1.0, whole genome shotgun sequence contains:
- the LOC120051665 gene encoding guanine nucleotide-binding protein subunit beta-5a-like, whose translation is MATQEVQPNETLTNLKAESDTLKTKLEDERAKLHDVELHQVAEKVDGLGQFIMKTRRTLKGHGNKVLCMDWCKDKRRIVSSSQDGKVIVWDAFTTNKEHAVTMPCTWVMACAYAPSGCAVACGGLDNKCSVYPLSLDKNENLAAKKKSVAMHTNYLSACSFTNSDMQILTSSGDGTCALWDVESGQLLQSFHGHAADVLCLDLAPSETGNTFVSGGCDKKANVWDMRSGQCIQSFETHESDINSVRYYPSGDAFASGSDDATCRLYDLRADREVAIYSKESIIFGASSVDFSLSGRLLFGGYNDYTINVWDVLKGTRVSILFGHENRVSTLRLSPDGTAFCSGSWDHTLRVRDRGYHLG